A genomic window from Lotus japonicus ecotype B-129 chromosome 1, LjGifu_v1.2 includes:
- the LOC130732592 gene encoding protein FAR1-RELATED SEQUENCE 5-like: MLLHLWALVYGRHTFSAGATTTQLSESFNGRLRLYMKSTFNVLEFFRNFERLLEDMRYKEIESNYEMSQKMPSLNMNILLLKNARDVFTPAIFSLVRAEYEKSCNLVLKVCNQFLDVYEYEVCLFGITRPHKFTFNPKDQSVDCSCQLFQFIGILCSHALRILNHLNIIVIPAKYILKRWTKDARSGCVIDNKGQVVKEDPKLIVSNRKMDLCRVAVEISSKAAECEDASAFFARKMVEVGIGVDDILSKRSSTPNAELDDLNGQTNEVDELYEAKGIKKKDNASRVKGRPKSCLEKKKRRKSTFKLSPLLKKYSSSIPDPSVQI; this comes from the coding sequence AGAGCTTCAATGGTCGTTTGAGACTTTACATGAAGTCCACTTTTAATGTGCTTGAATTTTTTCGGAACTTTGAAAGATTGTTGGAGGACATGCGATATAAGGAGATAGAGTCCAACTATGAGATGAGCCAGAAAATGCCATCATTGAATATGAATATCCTATTACTGAAAAATGCTAGAGATGTCTTCACACCGGCGATTTTCTCTTTAGTTCGTGcagaatatgaaaaatcttgTAATCTTGTTCTGAAAGTTTGCAACCAATTCTTGGATGTATATGAATATGAAGTGTGTCTATTTGGGATTACAAGGCCACACAAATTTACTTTCAATCCTAAAGATCAAAGTGTTGACTGTAGTTGTCAACTTTTCCAGTTTATTGGTATCCTTTGCAGCCATGCTCTTCGAATACTTAATCATTTGAATATAATTGTTATTCCTGCAAAGTATATCCTCAAGAGGTGGACTAAGGATGCACGAAGCGGGTGTGTTATAGACAACAAGGGACAAGTTGTCAAAGAAGATCCAAAATTGATCGTCTCAAATCGCAAAATGGATTTGTGTCGTGTTGCAGTAGAAATATCAAGTAAAGCTGCTGAGTGTGAGGATGCTTCAGCCTTCTTTGCAAGAAAAATGGTGGAAGTTGGCATTGGAGTTGATGATATCTTAAGTAAAAGATCTTCCACACCAAATGCAGAATTAGATGATTTGAATGGGCAAACTAATGAAGTAGATGAACTGTATGAAGCAAAGGGTATAAAAAAGAAGGATAATGCATCTCGGGTAAAAGGTAGGCCAAAGAGTTGCttggagaagaaaaaaagaagaaaaagcacTTTTAAGTTAAGTCCATTGCTAAAAAAATACTCTTCCAGCATACCAGATCCATCTGTTCAGATATAA